The Mycolicibacterium smegmatis genome has a window encoding:
- the hydA gene encoding dihydropyrimidinase codes for MSSTLITGGTIVNATGTCTADVLVDGERIAAVFAPGTSLGNHPPVVDRTIDATGKYVIPGGVDAHTHMEMPFGGTNASDTFETGTRAAAWGGTTTIVDFVVQKAGENPLVQYERWQEKAAGKCAIDYGFHQILSDVDDSSLSAMDELVREGVTSFKFFMAYKGVFLSDDGQILRGMQKARDNGALIMMHAENGSVIDVLVQQSVARGDTSPYHHGLTRPWQAEAEATHRAIMLADITGAPLYIVHVSAKQAVEQIAMARDNGRNVFAETCPQYLYLSLEEHLGAPGFEGAKWVCSTPLRSRAEHHQQHMWQGLRTNDLQVVSTDHCPFCMRGQKELGRDDFSKIPNGIGSVEHRMDLLYQGVVLGEISLPRWVEICSTTPARMFGMYGRKGVIQPGADADIVIYDPKGKTRISAETHHMNIDHSAWEGFEVDGHVDTVLSRGRVIVDENSFHGQAGHGEYLKRSLSQYLI; via the coding sequence ATGAGCAGCACCTTGATCACCGGAGGCACGATCGTCAACGCCACCGGCACCTGTACCGCGGACGTACTGGTCGATGGCGAGCGGATCGCGGCCGTCTTCGCCCCTGGGACATCGCTGGGTAATCACCCTCCGGTGGTAGACCGCACCATCGACGCCACCGGCAAGTACGTCATTCCCGGCGGCGTGGACGCCCACACCCACATGGAGATGCCATTCGGGGGCACGAACGCTTCCGACACCTTCGAAACGGGGACGCGGGCCGCGGCCTGGGGTGGCACCACGACGATTGTCGACTTCGTCGTCCAGAAGGCCGGGGAGAACCCTCTGGTTCAGTACGAACGGTGGCAGGAGAAAGCCGCCGGAAAGTGCGCCATCGACTACGGATTCCACCAGATCCTCAGCGACGTGGACGATTCCTCGTTGTCCGCCATGGACGAACTGGTCCGCGAAGGAGTCACCAGCTTCAAGTTCTTCATGGCCTACAAGGGCGTCTTCCTGTCCGATGACGGTCAGATCCTGCGTGGCATGCAGAAAGCGAGAGACAACGGCGCCTTGATCATGATGCACGCCGAGAACGGCAGTGTCATCGATGTCTTGGTCCAACAATCCGTCGCACGCGGTGACACTTCGCCCTACCACCATGGGTTGACCCGGCCGTGGCAGGCCGAGGCCGAGGCGACACATCGCGCCATCATGCTCGCCGACATCACCGGCGCCCCGCTCTACATCGTGCACGTCAGCGCAAAACAAGCAGTCGAACAGATCGCCATGGCACGCGACAACGGGCGCAACGTCTTTGCCGAAACCTGCCCGCAGTACCTCTACCTGTCGCTCGAAGAACACCTCGGGGCGCCTGGTTTCGAAGGCGCGAAGTGGGTCTGCTCGACACCGTTGCGATCTCGCGCCGAGCACCACCAGCAGCACATGTGGCAGGGCCTGCGGACCAACGACCTGCAAGTTGTCTCGACCGACCACTGTCCGTTCTGTATGAGGGGGCAGAAAGAACTGGGGCGCGACGACTTCTCCAAGATTCCCAACGGAATCGGCTCAGTCGAGCATCGGATGGACCTGCTCTACCAAGGTGTCGTGCTCGGCGAGATCTCACTCCCCCGGTGGGTCGAGATCTGTTCGACGACACCGGCGCGCATGTTCGGTATGTACGGCAGGAAGGGCGTCATTCAACCGGGCGCCGACGCCGACATCGTCATATACGACCCGAAGGGCAAGACCCGCATCAGCGCCGAGACCCACCACATGAACATCGATCATTCTGCCTGGGAGGGTTTCGAGGTCGACGGGCACGTCGACACCGTCTTGTCGCGGGGACGGGTCATCGTCGACGAGAACAGTTTTCACGGCCAGGCGGGCCACGGCGAGTATCTCAAGCGCAGCCTCAGCCAGTACCTCATCTAG
- a CDS encoding glutamine synthetase family protein — translation MACVTSRSGKPLAAAAIAQLESDGVATLIGTVVNPAGLIHAKTVPLRRMSTFAEPGLGASPVFHAFTIDQVGIVFSDAISVVGDQRIRIDLSALRILGDGLAWAPGAFFDQDGAPDPYCSRYALQRVADRLETAGLTAQVGHEMEFVLVGPDGSRLPSLMWAQYGLAGLLEFEGFVREVTDSANASGVAIEQFHPEYGANQFEISLAPLPPVAAADQLILMRIIVARVARRHGLRASLSPLPFAGGVGSGSHQHFSLCRDDTPLLSGGNGARGMTEEGESAVAGLLAGLPAAQGVLCGSVLSGLRVQPGHWAGAHNCWGTENREAAVRFIIGGPSNPHGANVEVKVIDPSANPYLATATILGLALHGIDNRLPLPREVSVDPSALTDAQRTESGAELLPCGQAETLPALDASPLIRGILGDEIVDAVLAVRRYEQKNFGELPPEELADRFRLAWSV, via the coding sequence ATGGCTTGTGTGACTTCGCGGTCAGGCAAACCTCTCGCTGCAGCGGCCATCGCCCAGCTCGAATCCGACGGTGTCGCGACGCTGATCGGCACGGTCGTCAACCCGGCCGGGCTGATCCACGCGAAAACAGTTCCGCTACGGCGCATGAGCACATTCGCCGAGCCGGGCCTGGGCGCGAGCCCGGTCTTCCACGCCTTCACCATCGACCAGGTCGGCATCGTCTTCAGCGACGCGATCAGCGTCGTCGGTGATCAGCGCATCCGCATCGACCTCAGCGCATTGCGCATCCTCGGGGACGGATTGGCCTGGGCGCCCGGCGCTTTCTTCGATCAGGACGGCGCGCCCGACCCCTACTGCAGCAGATATGCCCTGCAGCGCGTCGCGGACCGGCTCGAGACGGCCGGGCTCACCGCGCAGGTCGGCCACGAGATGGAGTTCGTCCTCGTCGGGCCCGACGGCTCCCGCCTGCCCTCGCTGATGTGGGCCCAGTACGGCCTCGCGGGCCTGCTCGAGTTCGAGGGTTTCGTCCGCGAGGTCACCGACTCGGCCAACGCATCCGGGGTGGCGATCGAGCAGTTCCACCCCGAGTACGGCGCCAACCAGTTCGAGATCTCGCTTGCGCCGCTGCCGCCGGTGGCGGCGGCCGATCAGCTGATTTTGATGCGCATCATCGTCGCGCGGGTGGCGCGACGTCACGGGCTGCGGGCCAGCCTGTCGCCGCTACCGTTCGCCGGCGGCGTGGGATCCGGTTCCCACCAGCACTTTTCGCTGTGCCGCGACGACACACCGCTGCTCTCCGGCGGCAACGGCGCACGCGGCATGACCGAGGAAGGCGAGTCCGCGGTGGCAGGTCTGCTGGCCGGGTTACCCGCCGCGCAGGGCGTGTTGTGCGGCTCGGTCCTGTCGGGTCTGCGCGTGCAGCCGGGACACTGGGCCGGCGCACACAACTGCTGGGGTACCGAGAACCGCGAGGCCGCCGTGCGATTCATCATCGGCGGACCGAGCAATCCGCACGGCGCCAACGTCGAGGTCAAGGTCATCGACCCATCGGCCAATCCGTACCTGGCCACCGCGACGATCCTCGGCCTTGCCCTGCACGGCATCGATAACCGGCTTCCGCTGCCGCGCGAGGTGTCGGTCGATCCGTCGGCACTCACCGACGCACAACGCACCGAGTCCGGCGCCGAACTGCTGCCGTGCGGCCAGGCCGAAACCCTGCCCGCCCTGGACGCCTCGCCACTGATCCGGGGGATTCTCGGCGACGAGATCGTCGACGCGGTGTTGGCCGTTCGCCGGTACGAGCAGAAGAACTTCGGTGAGCTCCCGCCCGAGGAACTCGCCGATCGGTTCCGGTTGGCCTGGAGCGTATGA
- a CDS encoding APC family permease, with protein sequence MSETTTVPESLGEPPSSRQLRGNLGVTAIVFMVVAAAAPLGVIGGVVPLGLAAGNGAGFPATFIASTVVLLLFAVGFTAMTPYVDEAGAFFSYVRQALGFPAGIGIAFVALVSYVALEAGVYGLLGPAGASVVELLGGPALPWWLFAAAAFALTTYLGYRNIELSSRVLGVLLTAEIAIVLVLDLVIVARGGDHGLSSGIVNPGAIFSGSLGIGLLFAIISYVGFEATAIFRDEAHAPERTIPRATYAALILIGVFYAVTSWSLISGWGDDAAVARATDDGDTFLGDTAQRYIGVVGADIITVLYFTSLFACILAFHNVASRYVFALSQRDVLPASLSVPHSRHGSPHAASLWISGVVALSVLLAVVFGLDPAAQFYTWFAGTTTVGIVVLMTATSVAVLVFFARDRRGQSLWRVRIAPALGLIGLVGALVLILSNLSDLVGRSSVLAWVIVVLLVTAFAAGVVVGARVGGRAAPDRTPRA encoded by the coding sequence ATGTCCGAGACCACCACGGTTCCAGAATCCCTGGGCGAGCCACCATCCTCACGCCAGTTGCGCGGCAATCTGGGCGTGACCGCGATCGTCTTCATGGTCGTGGCCGCCGCCGCGCCGCTCGGCGTGATCGGCGGTGTTGTGCCGCTCGGGCTCGCCGCGGGCAACGGCGCAGGATTTCCGGCCACCTTCATCGCATCGACGGTGGTGTTGCTGCTGTTCGCGGTCGGTTTCACGGCGATGACGCCGTACGTCGACGAGGCCGGGGCCTTCTTCTCCTACGTTCGGCAGGCGCTGGGCTTCCCTGCCGGTATCGGCATCGCCTTCGTCGCCCTGGTCAGCTATGTCGCGTTGGAGGCGGGCGTGTACGGCCTGCTGGGGCCGGCGGGCGCCAGTGTCGTGGAACTGCTCGGTGGGCCCGCACTGCCGTGGTGGCTGTTCGCCGCGGCGGCATTCGCGCTCACCACCTACCTCGGATACCGCAACATCGAGTTGTCGAGCCGGGTGCTCGGGGTGCTGCTCACCGCGGAAATCGCGATCGTTCTGGTGCTGGATCTCGTGATCGTCGCCCGCGGCGGTGATCACGGTCTGTCGTCTGGCATCGTCAATCCGGGCGCAATCTTCTCCGGCTCGTTGGGCATCGGCCTGTTGTTCGCGATCATCAGCTACGTTGGGTTCGAGGCGACGGCGATCTTCCGGGATGAGGCACACGCCCCCGAGCGCACGATTCCCCGCGCGACCTATGCCGCGCTGATCCTCATCGGCGTGTTCTACGCCGTCACCAGTTGGTCACTGATCTCGGGCTGGGGTGACGACGCAGCCGTCGCCCGCGCCACCGACGACGGCGACACGTTCCTGGGGGACACCGCGCAGCGCTACATCGGCGTCGTCGGCGCCGACATCATCACGGTGCTGTACTTCACGAGCCTGTTCGCGTGCATCCTGGCGTTCCACAACGTCGCATCGCGTTACGTTTTCGCGTTGTCGCAGCGCGACGTGCTACCCGCCTCGCTGAGTGTGCCGCACAGCAGACACGGGTCGCCGCACGCGGCCTCGCTGTGGATCTCCGGCGTGGTGGCGCTCAGTGTTCTGCTCGCCGTGGTGTTCGGCCTCGACCCGGCCGCACAGTTCTACACGTGGTTCGCGGGCACCACGACCGTGGGCATCGTGGTGCTGATGACGGCGACCAGCGTCGCGGTGCTGGTGTTCTTCGCACGCGACCGCCGCGGTCAGTCGCTGTGGCGGGTGCGCATCGCACCGGCGCTCGGCCTGATCGGGCTCGTGGGCGCGCTCGTACTCATCCTGAGCAACCTCAGTGACCTCGTCGGCAGATCCAGCGTGCTGGCCTGGGTGATCGTCGTGCTCTTGGTGACCGCGTTCGCCGCGGGTGTGGTGGTGGGCGCTCGGGTGGGAGGGCGTGCGGCGCCCGATCGGACACCGCGCGCCTGA
- a CDS encoding SDR family oxidoreductase, with amino-acid sequence MRWTPDPEALRDRIAVVAGATRGAGRGIAAALGEAGATVYCTGRSSRTGTCRSDYDRPETIEETAELVSSLGGKGIAVPVDHLEVAQVRALAEQIGEEQGRIDILVNDIWGAEILKGPPATWGRPMWEHNLENGLRLLRLGIDTHLITSHCLLPLLVTRPGGLLVEISDGTTEFNADNYRLSVFYDLAKTAVNRLAFSHGHELAAYGGTAVSVTPGWLRSEMMLDNYGVCESNWEMALNPARGDGQPIAPPGFSESETPRFVGRGVAAIAADPARTRWNQQSVTSTELARCYGFTDVDGRLPDAWAPM; translated from the coding sequence ATGCGGTGGACACCGGATCCCGAGGCGCTTCGTGATCGCATCGCGGTGGTTGCCGGAGCCACGCGCGGAGCGGGCCGTGGCATTGCCGCGGCGCTGGGCGAAGCCGGCGCGACGGTGTACTGCACGGGCCGCAGCAGCAGGACCGGAACCTGTCGGTCGGACTACGATCGTCCCGAAACCATCGAGGAGACAGCGGAATTGGTGTCCTCCCTGGGCGGGAAAGGCATCGCCGTGCCGGTGGACCACCTCGAGGTTGCGCAGGTGCGCGCACTCGCCGAACAGATCGGCGAAGAGCAGGGCCGCATCGACATCCTGGTGAACGACATCTGGGGTGCGGAGATCCTCAAGGGTCCCCCCGCGACGTGGGGCAGGCCGATGTGGGAACACAACCTCGAAAACGGGTTGCGCCTCCTACGTCTCGGTATCGACACGCATCTGATCACGTCGCACTGCCTGCTGCCGCTGCTGGTCACTCGCCCGGGCGGACTGCTCGTGGAGATCTCCGACGGGACAACGGAATTCAATGCCGACAACTACCGGCTGTCGGTGTTCTACGACCTGGCGAAGACCGCGGTGAACCGCCTGGCCTTCAGCCACGGGCACGAACTCGCCGCGTACGGCGGCACCGCCGTCTCGGTGACGCCCGGCTGGTTGCGGTCGGAGATGATGCTCGACAACTACGGCGTGTGCGAATCGAACTGGGAGATGGCGCTCAACCCCGCACGCGGCGACGGTCAGCCGATCGCTCCCCCGGGCTTCTCCGAATCCGAGACACCCCGGTTCGTCGGCCGCGGTGTCGCCGCGATCGCCGCCGACCCCGCCCGGACGCGGTGGAACCAGCAATCGGTGACGTCGACGGAGCTGGCGCGCTGCTACGGGTTCACCGATGTGGACGGGCGCCTGCCCGACGCGTGGGCGCCCATGTGA
- a CDS encoding dienelactone hydrolase family protein: MTPLQRYIAEEIATDHLDGLMSRREALRRLGLLGLSTAAATAVIAACSEREQTTTATTENTTDTAGPPTTETQPPSAEPPGMQTALPTAAVTWAGPTGELQGAWAEAPDARGAVLVIHENKGLTDHIRSVAGRFAGIGYSALAIDLLSGQGGTGQFADPADATAALSKIPPEEFVANLRSGIDELSRRAPDRKLAAVGFCMGGGLVWRLLAAGTPQLAAAVPFYGPTPDDPDFAGSKDVAVLAFYGALDQRVNATEPVARAALEKAGLVHELVTEPGANHAFFNDTGDRYDPTAAADAWRRIQEWFTTHLA; this comes from the coding sequence GTGACTCCGCTGCAGCGATACATCGCAGAAGAAATCGCCACCGATCACCTCGACGGACTGATGTCACGGCGCGAAGCACTGCGCAGGCTCGGCCTGCTCGGACTGAGCACGGCCGCGGCCACCGCCGTCATCGCCGCGTGCAGTGAACGCGAACAGACCACGACGGCCACGACCGAGAACACCACCGACACCGCAGGTCCGCCGACAACCGAGACGCAACCGCCGTCGGCGGAACCGCCGGGCATGCAGACTGCGCTGCCCACCGCGGCGGTGACGTGGGCCGGACCGACCGGTGAACTGCAGGGCGCATGGGCCGAGGCCCCCGACGCCCGCGGCGCTGTGCTCGTGATCCACGAGAACAAGGGACTCACCGACCACATCCGCTCGGTGGCAGGCCGCTTCGCCGGCATCGGGTACTCGGCGCTGGCGATCGATCTGCTCTCGGGGCAGGGCGGCACGGGACAGTTCGCCGACCCGGCCGATGCCACCGCCGCGTTGAGCAAGATCCCGCCGGAGGAGTTTGTCGCCAACCTGCGGTCCGGGATCGACGAATTGTCCCGTCGCGCGCCCGACCGCAAGCTCGCCGCGGTCGGCTTCTGCATGGGCGGCGGACTCGTATGGCGCCTGCTCGCCGCGGGCACACCGCAATTGGCCGCCGCCGTACCGTTCTACGGTCCGACCCCGGACGACCCGGACTTCGCCGGTTCGAAGGACGTCGCGGTGCTCGCGTTCTACGGTGCGCTCGACCAGCGGGTCAACGCCACCGAACCGGTCGCGCGGGCGGCGCTGGAGAAGGCCGGCCTGGTGCACGAACTGGTCACCGAACCCGGTGCCAATCACGCGTTCTTCAACGACACCGGCGACCGTTACGACCCGACGGCCGCGGCCGACGCGTGGCGACGCATCCAGGAGTGGTTCACCACGCACCTCGCCTGA
- a CDS encoding VOC family protein yields the protein MIGTLRTVVLDSRDPRSLAEFYVRLIGGEITADEGDWVVVTDPQGRRLACQLSPEHQPPTFPDPRGSQQLHLDILVDDPDAAERQVLELGATRVTDAIGEDDFRVFRDPAGHPFCLVYNT from the coding sequence ATGATCGGTACTCTTCGCACCGTGGTTCTCGACAGCCGGGACCCACGCAGTCTGGCCGAGTTCTACGTCAGGTTGATCGGCGGCGAGATCACCGCCGACGAGGGCGACTGGGTGGTGGTGACAGATCCGCAGGGCCGACGGCTGGCCTGCCAGCTCTCACCCGAGCACCAACCGCCGACGTTCCCCGACCCGCGGGGGTCCCAGCAGTTGCACCTCGACATCCTGGTGGACGATCCCGACGCCGCCGAACGTCAGGTACTCGAGCTGGGCGCGACCCGCGTCACCGACGCCATCGGCGAGGACGACTTCCGGGTTTTCCGCGATCCGGCCGGTCACCCGTTCTGTCTGGTGTACAACACCTGA
- a CDS encoding carboxymuconolactone decarboxylase family protein, translating to MSRIGDFPDDDVAGWIQRSPDIGTAMANYTHAVYTKGRLPMRVRELARMVIALDNECVVCQNTRDGEGAAAGVDEELYVHAAEWRTWPGYSPAERVAAEFAHRFATEHTALRDDENFWARAGEHFDPELLTDLALSCAMWLGMGRMLRTLDIGQSCKITL from the coding sequence ATGAGCCGGATCGGAGATTTCCCCGACGACGACGTGGCGGGCTGGATTCAGCGCTCACCCGACATCGGCACCGCCATGGCCAACTACACCCACGCGGTCTACACCAAGGGCAGGCTCCCCATGCGGGTGCGTGAACTGGCCCGCATGGTGATCGCGCTCGACAACGAATGCGTGGTGTGCCAGAACACCCGCGACGGCGAGGGTGCGGCCGCCGGCGTCGACGAGGAGCTCTACGTGCACGCCGCCGAGTGGCGCACCTGGCCGGGGTACAGCCCGGCCGAGCGCGTCGCGGCCGAGTTCGCCCACCGCTTCGCCACCGAACACACCGCGCTGCGTGACGACGAGAATTTCTGGGCGCGCGCCGGTGAGCATTTCGACCCCGAGCTGCTGACCGATCTGGCCCTGTCGTGCGCGATGTGGCTGGGAATGGGCCGCATGCTGCGCACCCTCGACATTGGGCAGAGCTGCAAGATCACTCTGTAG
- a CDS encoding NCS1 family nucleobase:cation symporter-1, producing the protein MASPIALDAHGHTLEPSLYNEDLRPIHPHMRTWTSRVYLTLWVAMCMNPATWTLAASLIALGMNWIQALLTIVLANLIVLIPMLLNSHAGAKHGISFPVFARAAYGVRGANLPAVMRGLVACGWFGIQTWFGGLGLNLALGAAIGPSWSQAEPVDLGFIGTVPITTLVCYAICLVVQVAVIYKGFESLRRFQAIAAPIVVGAVMILIVVLLFKTGGNLGPVVSQPSHLGWGAHFWLAVFPISLMANIAFWSTLSLNMPDFTRFAENMKAQRRGQSWGLPTTMLVVSLMAIIATSLAAQHYGVPAGDLWNPDVLVSHFGSRIAVFVGALAIVVSSVQTNMAANLVSPALDFANALPKLITFRRGVVVSVALGTLLLPWKLLASPETYVFVWLGFYGGIMGAVGGVLVSDYWLARKTELRVPELFTLEGHYHFTRGWNVRAVIATAVGAFVAVGGAYSALGPDGKKTGPFPADGVVPLLRPLYDYNWVVAFLVAMFVYWLLAAHRRKRHSTVPFDAAPEPATVRS; encoded by the coding sequence ATGGCCTCCCCAATTGCCCTCGACGCACACGGGCACACCCTGGAACCTTCGTTGTACAACGAGGATCTGCGGCCCATCCATCCTCACATGCGCACCTGGACGAGTCGCGTCTATCTGACCCTGTGGGTCGCGATGTGCATGAACCCGGCCACATGGACGCTCGCGGCCTCGCTCATCGCGTTGGGGATGAACTGGATTCAGGCCCTGCTCACCATCGTGTTGGCGAACCTCATCGTGCTGATTCCGATGCTGCTCAACAGCCACGCCGGCGCCAAGCACGGGATCAGCTTTCCGGTGTTCGCCCGTGCGGCCTACGGCGTGCGCGGGGCGAATCTTCCTGCCGTGATGCGCGGGCTCGTTGCGTGCGGTTGGTTCGGCATCCAGACATGGTTCGGCGGTCTCGGTCTCAACCTCGCGCTCGGTGCAGCGATCGGACCGTCCTGGTCGCAGGCCGAACCGGTCGACCTCGGATTCATCGGAACGGTTCCGATCACGACCTTGGTGTGTTACGCCATCTGCCTCGTCGTCCAAGTGGCGGTCATCTACAAGGGTTTCGAATCCCTGCGCCGATTCCAGGCAATCGCCGCGCCGATCGTGGTCGGCGCCGTGATGATCCTGATCGTGGTTCTCCTGTTCAAGACCGGCGGCAACCTCGGACCCGTCGTGTCGCAGCCCTCGCATCTGGGCTGGGGAGCGCATTTCTGGCTGGCGGTGTTCCCGATCAGCCTCATGGCCAATATCGCCTTCTGGTCGACGCTGTCGCTCAACATGCCTGATTTCACCAGGTTCGCCGAGAACATGAAGGCACAGCGGCGTGGCCAGTCCTGGGGCCTGCCCACAACCATGCTCGTCGTGTCACTGATGGCGATCATTGCCACATCGCTCGCCGCGCAGCACTACGGAGTACCTGCCGGGGACCTGTGGAACCCTGATGTCCTGGTGTCCCACTTCGGCAGTCGCATCGCCGTTTTCGTCGGCGCACTGGCCATCGTCGTCTCCAGCGTGCAGACCAACATGGCGGCCAATCTGGTCAGCCCGGCGTTGGACTTCGCCAACGCGTTACCCAAGCTCATCACCTTCCGTCGAGGAGTAGTGGTGTCGGTGGCTCTCGGCACGCTCTTGCTGCCCTGGAAGCTGCTTGCCAGCCCCGAGACCTACGTGTTCGTCTGGCTGGGCTTCTACGGCGGCATCATGGGTGCCGTGGGAGGCGTGCTGGTGTCCGACTACTGGCTCGCCCGCAAAACCGAACTGCGCGTGCCGGAACTGTTCACGCTCGAGGGGCACTACCACTTCACCAGGGGGTGGAACGTCCGCGCGGTGATCGCAACGGCCGTAGGCGCATTCGTCGCGGTGGGCGGAGCCTACTCAGCGCTCGGCCCAGACGGGAAGAAGACCGGCCCCTTCCCCGCCGACGGAGTGGTCCCGCTGCTCAGGCCGCTCTACGACTACAACTGGGTGGTGGCCTTCCTGGTTGCGATGTTCGTCTACTGGTTGTTGGCGGCACACCGACGGAAACGCCACAGCACCGTGCCGTTTGACGCCGCACCCGAACCGGCGACTGTCAGATCCTGA
- a CDS encoding nitrilase-related carbon-nitrogen hydrolase, producing MTVIRAAITQVEWTGDEESMVARHEALARRAAEAGAQIICFQELFHGPYFGIVQDAKYYEYAQAVPGPLTERFSVLAKDLGVVLILPVYEEEMPGVYYNTAAVIDSDGTYLGKYRKNHIPNVDRFWEKFYFKPGNLGYPIFDTAVGKVGVYICYDRHFPEGWREFGLAGAEIVFNPSATKPGLSNRLWELEQPAAAANNQYFVAANNRIGTESEEFGDDAVTFYGSSYFVDPRGNYVGEVASENAEEIVIRDLDLAMVRAVRNDWQFYRDRRPESYETIPAR from the coding sequence ATGACCGTGATCAGAGCAGCAATCACTCAGGTTGAATGGACCGGCGACGAGGAGTCGATGGTCGCCAGGCACGAGGCCCTGGCCCGCCGCGCCGCCGAGGCCGGCGCGCAGATCATCTGTTTTCAGGAGCTCTTCCACGGGCCGTACTTCGGTATCGTGCAAGACGCCAAGTACTACGAATACGCGCAGGCGGTTCCTGGCCCGCTCACCGAGCGGTTTTCAGTACTCGCCAAAGACCTCGGAGTCGTACTGATCCTGCCGGTCTACGAAGAAGAGATGCCGGGCGTCTACTACAACACCGCAGCTGTGATCGATTCCGACGGAACATATCTCGGAAAGTACCGAAAGAACCACATCCCCAACGTCGATCGGTTCTGGGAGAAGTTCTACTTCAAACCCGGCAACCTCGGTTATCCGATCTTCGACACCGCGGTCGGCAAGGTCGGCGTGTACATCTGCTACGACCGGCATTTCCCCGAAGGCTGGCGCGAATTCGGCCTCGCCGGAGCCGAAATCGTCTTCAACCCTTCGGCCACCAAACCCGGTTTGTCCAACCGCCTCTGGGAACTCGAACAGCCCGCTGCAGCCGCCAACAATCAGTACTTCGTGGCCGCCAACAACCGGATCGGTACCGAGAGCGAAGAATTCGGCGATGACGCCGTCACGTTCTACGGCAGTTCGTACTTCGTGGACCCCCGCGGCAACTACGTCGGCGAGGTGGCCTCGGAGAACGCCGAGGAAATCGTCATCCGCGACCTCGACCTCGCGATGGTACGAGCGGTGCGCAACGATTGGCAGTTCTATCGCGATCGCCGCCCCGAATCCTACGAGACCATCCCGGCGCGTTAG
- a CDS encoding TIGR03842 family LLM class F420-dependent oxidoreductase, with translation MHFGIVLQPDPPASRVVELAVAAENRGFDYVWTFDSHLLWQEPYVIHSQILSATRNIMVGPMVTNPLSRDVTVTASTHATLNSMFGNRTVCSIGRGDSAVRTLSGKPSSLATLRAAVKVISDLGNGRPTEINGTTVQIPWASKSTLDVYVGAYGPRALDLCGQVADGFLLQLADPDITKWMIERVKNAAADAGRNPDDIKVCVGAPAYIGDDLEHQRDQCRWFGGMVGNHVADIVARYGSSGAVPQALTEYIKGRVGYDYNEHGRAGNSHADFVPDEIVDRFCILGPAPSHISKLQELQKLGVDQFAIYLQHDGQDHTLAEYGRAIIPVINRPADAILT, from the coding sequence ATGCATTTCGGCATCGTGCTCCAACCCGATCCGCCTGCGTCACGCGTGGTGGAGCTGGCGGTCGCCGCTGAGAACAGAGGGTTCGATTACGTCTGGACCTTCGACTCGCACCTGCTGTGGCAGGAGCCTTACGTCATCCACAGCCAGATCCTGTCGGCCACGCGCAACATCATGGTCGGCCCCATGGTCACCAATCCGCTGAGCCGCGACGTCACGGTCACGGCTTCGACCCACGCCACCTTGAACTCGATGTTCGGCAACCGCACCGTGTGCTCCATCGGACGCGGGGACAGCGCCGTACGGACCTTGTCCGGAAAGCCGTCGTCACTGGCGACCCTGCGAGCAGCGGTCAAGGTGATCTCGGATCTGGGGAATGGACGCCCGACCGAGATCAACGGCACCACAGTGCAAATCCCCTGGGCGTCGAAGTCGACCCTCGATGTGTACGTCGGTGCGTACGGTCCCAGGGCACTCGATCTGTGCGGTCAGGTAGCCGACGGCTTCCTCCTCCAGCTGGCCGACCCCGACATCACCAAATGGATGATCGAACGGGTCAAGAACGCCGCGGCAGATGCCGGACGCAACCCCGATGACATCAAGGTCTGTGTCGGCGCACCGGCCTACATCGGCGACGACCTCGAACACCAGCGCGATCAATGCCGCTGGTTCGGTGGGATGGTCGGCAACCATGTCGCCGACATCGTCGCCAGGTACGGCAGCAGCGGGGCAGTCCCCCAGGCGCTCACCGAATACATCAAAGGTCGCGTCGGTTACGACTACAACGAACACGGCCGCGCCGGTAACTCCCACGCCGATTTCGTACCGGACGAGATCGTCGACCGGTTCTGCATCCTGGGACCCGCACCGTCTCACATCTCGAAACTGCAGGAACTGCAGAAGCTCGGTGTCGACCAGTTCGCCATCTACCTGCAGCACGACGGCCAGGACCACACGCTGGCCGAGTACGGCAGAGCGATCATCCCCGTGATCAACCGCCCCGCCGACGCCATCCTCACCTAG